DNA sequence from the Pseudobacteroides sp. genome:
GTAAGATTATTAACACTTTTAATATATATTAAAAGTGTTAATCGTTAGGAGCTGTGCGATGGCTGTTCAAAAGTTCACTCACTCTACTGTAATGGATAATGGTACTGAATCGTTTCTTTCTCCGGTGAACTCTATAAAGTATGCTTCACCTATTCATTTCCATGATTTTTACGAGTTCTTCTTAATAATAAAGGGTAGTGCAATTCATGTTGTAAATAATGAGAGACAGCCAATAGCAGAAGGTACCCTTGTGTTTATAAGACCTTCAGATGTGCACTATTATGAATATGCGGAAAATCAGGAATGCGAGTTTATTAATGTTTGCTTTACAAAACGAGTTGTCAGCAACACATTAAAGTTTTTAGGAGAAGCTTATTCTAATGATTATCTTATATCTCCCTTGCTTCCCCCATGTATCAACTTGTCTCCCCTTGAAAAAGACCATTTGGTCCATAGGCTGGAAAATGTTTATATTCTAAGCAAGGGAGATATGAACAGGAGGAAAATTCTTTTAAGGGGGGTTCTGGTAGAAGTACTGCTCAACTATTTCAGCCAGCTTCATAATTCCCAGAAAAGCGATATACCAAAATGGGTGGAATCTCTTTTGTCAGAGATGCAAAAAAAAAGAAAACTTTACTAGAGGGCTTTACGCCATGTATCAATTGTCCCAAAAAAAGCCCCGGGTATTTAAACAGTTTCTAAACATGACACCTACAGAGTATATAA
Encoded proteins:
- a CDS encoding AraC family ligand binding domain-containing protein — translated: MAVQKFTHSTVMDNGTESFLSPVNSIKYASPIHFHDFYEFFLIIKGSAIHVVNNERQPIAEGTLVFIRPSDVHYYEYAENQECEFINVCFTKRVVSNTLKFLGEAYSNDYLISPLLPPCINLSPLEKDHLVHRLENVYILSKGDMNRRKILLRGVLVEVLLNYFSQLHNSQKSDIPKWVESLLSEMQKKRKLY